From one Paenibacillus sp. FSL K6-1330 genomic stretch:
- a CDS encoding ribulokinase codes for MGNKYTIGVDYGTQSGRAVLVNLADGQEVADHVTPYRHHVIDEFLPVSRKKLEHDWALQHPGDYLEVLKVSVPAVIQQSGIDPADVIGIGIDFTACTMLPVDELGEPLCFQPELADQPHSWVKLWKHHAAQPEADKINAIAAERGEAFLPRYGGKISSEWMIAKVWQILDEAPAIYERTDRFLEATDWVVSQMTGQIVRNSCTAGYKAIWHKQDGYPSKEYFKALDPRLEDLADTKLRGEVRPLGSSAGGLTEKMAVMMGLTPGIAVAVGNVDAHAAVPAVGVVTPGKLVMAMGTSICHMLLGTEEKQVEGMCGVVEDGIIPGLYGYEAGQSAVGDIFEWYVEEALPAYVKEAASEEGIGVHQWLEREAAAYKPGQTGLLALDWWNGNRSVLVDTDLTGLMLGMTLLTKPQEIYRTLLEATAFGTRKIVDAFHENGVAVDVLYACGGLPQKNRLLMQIYADVTNREIMVADSKQTPALGAAMFAAVAAGQAQGGYDSIIDAAEKMARVKEETFKPIPEHVEVYEQLYQEYSKLHDYFGRGENNVMKRLKRIKQTAE; via the coding sequence ATGGGGAATAAATACACCATTGGTGTCGATTATGGAACGCAGTCCGGGCGTGCGGTGTTGGTTAATCTGGCTGACGGGCAGGAAGTAGCGGATCATGTTACGCCTTACCGGCATCATGTCATCGATGAGTTTTTACCGGTTTCAAGGAAGAAGCTGGAGCACGACTGGGCGCTTCAGCATCCGGGCGATTATCTGGAGGTTCTAAAGGTATCCGTGCCTGCCGTCATCCAGCAATCCGGGATTGATCCGGCGGATGTGATTGGCATCGGCATTGATTTTACGGCTTGCACCATGCTGCCCGTTGACGAGCTTGGGGAGCCGCTCTGCTTCCAACCGGAGCTGGCCGACCAGCCGCACAGCTGGGTTAAGCTGTGGAAGCATCATGCCGCCCAGCCGGAAGCGGACAAGATCAACGCGATTGCCGCCGAGCGCGGAGAAGCCTTTTTGCCCCGTTATGGCGGGAAGATTTCTTCCGAATGGATGATTGCAAAGGTCTGGCAAATTCTTGACGAGGCACCGGCGATCTATGAACGTACGGATAGATTCTTGGAAGCTACCGATTGGGTCGTTTCCCAAATGACAGGCCAGATTGTCCGCAACAGCTGTACGGCTGGCTACAAGGCGATATGGCATAAGCAAGACGGATATCCAAGCAAGGAATATTTTAAGGCACTGGATCCCCGGTTGGAGGATCTGGCCGATACGAAGCTGCGCGGAGAGGTCCGCCCCCTTGGGAGCAGCGCAGGCGGTCTGACTGAGAAGATGGCGGTGATGATGGGCTTAACTCCAGGGATTGCTGTGGCCGTCGGTAACGTTGATGCTCATGCCGCGGTGCCTGCGGTCGGTGTTGTCACACCGGGCAAGCTGGTGATGGCGATGGGCACATCGATCTGCCACATGCTGCTCGGTACCGAAGAGAAGCAGGTTGAAGGCATGTGCGGTGTCGTCGAGGACGGCATCATTCCCGGATTATACGGTTATGAAGCCGGGCAATCGGCAGTAGGCGATATTTTTGAATGGTACGTCGAGGAAGCGCTTCCTGCGTATGTAAAAGAAGCTGCGTCCGAGGAAGGGATTGGCGTGCACCAATGGCTTGAGCGGGAAGCGGCTGCATACAAGCCGGGTCAAACCGGTCTGCTTGCACTGGATTGGTGGAACGGCAATCGTTCCGTGCTGGTGGATACGGATCTGACCGGGCTGATGTTAGGGATGACGCTGTTGACAAAACCGCAGGAAATCTACCGCACCTTGCTTGAGGCGACCGCATTCGGCACGCGCAAAATCGTGGACGCTTTTCATGAGAACGGTGTCGCCGTGGATGTCCTGTATGCATGTGGCGGACTGCCGCAAAAGAACCGTCTCTTGATGCAGATTTATGCGGATGTCACCAATCGCGAAATCATGGTGGCTGATTCCAAACAGACGCCGGCGCTTGGCGCCGCTATGTTCGCCGCAGTCGCAGCGGGCCAGGCGCAAGGCGGGTATGATTCCATTATCGATGCCGCCGAGAAGATGGCACGGGTGAAGGAAGAGACCTTCAAACCGATTCCGGAGCATGTGGAAGTCTATGAACAGCTGTATCAGGAGTACAGCAAGCTGCATGACTATTTCGGCCGGGGCGAAAACAACGTGATGAAGCGGCTGAAGCGGATTAAGCAAACGGCTGAATAG
- a CDS encoding sn-glycerol-1-phosphate dehydrogenase yields MTDYLNDAKGLMNRIRELQPAFRGLETMVLEPGAMHDVPSYLKRQDLGSPIVVADANTYEAAGKKLVESLEADGLKPRLCLIQPDGQGDVVADERSLMQLFIEVEPEGTGCLIAVGSGTIHDITRFVSHRSGKPFISVPTAPSVDGFTSAGAPIVVRGVKQTFAATAPIAIFADPEILVKAPQPLVAAGFGDMLGKYTSLLDWKFSSTTAGEPYDDQVAAITERALQACIQHVEAIGQRTDEGIRILMTALIESGIAMLLFGQSHPASGAEHHLSHYWEMEYLRRGNRALLHGAKVGVACSEISSLYHDAADKGVYPNAKPTHWETYGEQVREWLRKVPSKEKIADLLRQVGGPSTLQELGIDDELFRESLREAHNLRDRHTILRALNEEKVEVRS; encoded by the coding sequence GTGACGGATTACTTGAACGATGCAAAAGGTTTAATGAACCGGATTAGGGAGCTACAGCCCGCGTTCCGCGGACTAGAAACCATGGTGCTTGAGCCCGGCGCTATGCATGACGTGCCTTCGTATCTTAAACGGCAGGACCTTGGTTCACCGATCGTTGTCGCAGATGCGAATACGTATGAAGCAGCGGGGAAAAAGCTGGTGGAGAGCTTGGAAGCCGATGGTCTGAAGCCCCGGCTGTGTCTGATTCAGCCAGATGGGCAAGGCGACGTTGTGGCGGATGAACGCTCCTTAATGCAGCTGTTTATCGAAGTTGAGCCTGAAGGGACAGGATGCCTGATCGCTGTGGGGTCCGGGACCATTCATGACATTACGCGCTTTGTGAGTCATCGGAGCGGCAAGCCGTTCATCTCGGTACCTACGGCACCTTCGGTTGATGGCTTTACTTCGGCGGGCGCGCCGATCGTGGTCCGGGGAGTCAAGCAAACCTTTGCGGCCACGGCTCCGATCGCGATATTCGCCGATCCGGAAATTCTAGTGAAGGCACCGCAGCCGCTGGTAGCGGCAGGTTTTGGCGATATGCTCGGCAAATACACATCGCTGTTGGATTGGAAATTCTCTTCGACCACGGCCGGTGAGCCCTATGATGATCAAGTGGCAGCCATTACGGAGAGGGCGCTTCAAGCTTGCATTCAGCATGTGGAAGCGATCGGCCAGCGCACGGACGAAGGCATCCGCATTCTGATGACGGCTTTGATCGAGTCGGGGATCGCGATGCTGCTGTTCGGTCAGTCCCACCCTGCCTCCGGGGCGGAACATCATCTCTCGCATTACTGGGAGATGGAGTACTTGCGCCGCGGCAACCGGGCCCTGCTGCATGGTGCCAAAGTGGGGGTGGCCTGCAGCGAAATATCGAGCCTATATCACGACGCGGCCGATAAGGGAGTGTATCCTAATGCCAAGCCTACGCATTGGGAGACATATGGAGAGCAGGTTCGGGAGTGGCTGCGCAAGGTCCCTTCGAAGGAGAAAATTGCCGATCTGCTGCGGCAAGTCGGAGGTCCTTCCACCCTTCAGGAGCTTGGCATCGATGACGAGCTGTTCCGGGAGAGCCTGCGGGAGGCGCACAATCTGCGCGACCGACATACCATTTTGAGGGCGCTGAACGAGGAAAAGGTGGAGGTAAGGTCATAA
- a CDS encoding FAD-dependent oxidoreductase yields the protein MGNRLKYDVVVMGGGISGAMAAVAASSLGVKTLIVESHGFLGGTLTANGVGPMMTFHAGEKLAIQGFTDQLIERLKKQGKSPGHIFDTVGFTYSVTPFDAEAMKHELELMVTESGGEILYHTMLAGVKTEDGRIVGITVCNKSGLSDIEASVFIDGTGDGDLSVGAGAEFTKGRESDGAMQPMTLKMKMYNVDTPKVKQYIHAHPEDFPLYQGDTSIIEKAPRLSVGGFDSLFKLAKERGEISIPRENVLFFETNNPGEVILNTTRILGHDPTDAFSLSKAEMEGRKQCRELELFMRKYIPGFEHAVVESTGPNIGIRGSRQIKGVYTLTADDLLEQRLFEDTIAHSGYPIDIHSPDGEGTKHQKLEWGGMYSIPYSCMVTDSVQNLIVIGRCISATFEAQAAMRTTPTTGAIGHAGGVASALAAKKGIRVRDVDIKEVQSVLKAQGAYLEI from the coding sequence ATGGGAAACAGGCTGAAGTATGATGTGGTGGTCATGGGCGGCGGCATATCGGGTGCAATGGCGGCCGTTGCGGCATCGAGTTTAGGGGTGAAGACGCTGATCGTAGAGTCCCATGGGTTTCTTGGCGGGACACTTACTGCGAATGGGGTAGGGCCGATGATGACATTCCATGCGGGAGAGAAGCTTGCCATTCAAGGGTTTACAGATCAGCTGATTGAACGGCTGAAGAAGCAGGGCAAGTCGCCGGGGCATATTTTCGATACGGTGGGCTTTACGTATTCGGTTACCCCGTTTGATGCCGAAGCGATGAAGCATGAGCTGGAGCTGATGGTCACCGAGAGCGGAGGGGAGATTCTGTATCATACGATGCTGGCTGGCGTGAAGACCGAGGACGGGCGAATCGTCGGCATTACGGTATGCAATAAGTCCGGTCTAAGCGACATCGAGGCCTCCGTGTTCATCGACGGGACGGGAGACGGCGATTTGTCCGTCGGGGCGGGAGCCGAGTTCACTAAGGGCAGGGAATCCGACGGGGCCATGCAGCCGATGACGTTGAAGATGAAGATGTACAACGTCGATACTCCGAAGGTAAAACAGTATATTCACGCCCACCCGGAAGACTTTCCACTGTATCAGGGCGACACGTCCATCATCGAGAAGGCGCCTCGCTTGTCGGTAGGCGGGTTCGACAGCCTGTTCAAGCTGGCGAAGGAGAGGGGCGAGATCTCGATTCCGCGAGAGAATGTGCTATTCTTCGAGACCAACAACCCGGGCGAGGTCATCCTGAATACGACCCGGATCCTCGGTCATGATCCGACGGATGCGTTCAGTCTGAGCAAGGCGGAGATGGAAGGGCGGAAGCAGTGCCGCGAGTTAGAGCTGTTCATGCGTAAGTATATTCCGGGCTTTGAGCATGCGGTCGTGGAATCGACCGGCCCGAATATTGGCATTCGGGGATCCCGCCAGATTAAGGGCGTGTACACGCTGACGGCCGATGATTTGCTGGAACAGCGGCTGTTCGAAGATACGATCGCGCATTCTGGCTACCCGATCGATATCCATAGTCCGGACGGCGAAGGTACGAAGCATCAGAAGCTGGAATGGGGCGGTATGTACAGCATTCCTTACTCCTGTATGGTCACGGATTCTGTGCAGAACCTGATCGTCATCGGCCGATGCATTTCGGCCACCTTCGAAGCGCAGGCAGCGATGCGGACGACACCGACGACGGGGGCGATCGGCCATGCCGGCGGGGTAGCATCCGCGTTGGCCGCGAAGAAAGGCATTCGCGTCCGGGATGTGGACATCAAGGAAGTGCAGTCCGTGCTGAAAGCACAGGGCGCTTATTTAGAAATATAG
- a CDS encoding citrate transporter, with translation MTSFMWVQAIGILLVFLVFVGLMMTRKLPTILALPLMAILFAVIAGVPWMSNDPETTTIAKTILSSGSMRLSGAIAGLVFGAWFGQILNKVGITKSIIRKAAELAGDKPMLIAVLFFATASIIFSAAGGLGMVILVGTIVIPIMLTAGISQFVASIVVISAVGVGALFNVSNWAVYVDVLGLSVQTIADYTLVAALPLILVSLGMIIFYIKRDGKGRKAWAMPTASGGEGKKVPAFALISPLVPVILVFAFKLDIVPAVVIGALVTILLTWPKRPIHVLSSALVEGIQDVAGAMALMIGIGILLNSVMAPQVSALISPLIEAVLPTNPLMYILFFTLLSPLAIYRGPLNVWGLGSGIAALFVTAGMTPVAAMLALRVVSNVQAVSDPTNSHNVWVADFTKSDINDILKKTLPWMMVAVLISMVLGSFMVF, from the coding sequence GTGACATCTTTCATGTGGGTTCAAGCCATCGGCATTTTACTTGTTTTTCTTGTGTTTGTCGGGTTAATGATGACCCGGAAGCTTCCGACCATTCTGGCACTGCCCTTGATGGCGATTCTGTTTGCCGTCATTGCCGGCGTGCCGTGGATGTCGAACGATCCCGAGACGACCACGATTGCCAAGACGATTCTGTCATCCGGCTCGATGAGGTTATCGGGCGCCATCGCGGGATTAGTGTTCGGGGCCTGGTTCGGACAAATTTTGAATAAAGTCGGCATTACCAAGTCGATTATTCGAAAAGCGGCCGAACTCGCAGGCGACAAGCCGATGCTGATTGCGGTTCTGTTTTTCGCAACCGCATCCATTATTTTCTCGGCGGCCGGTGGACTGGGCATGGTCATCCTGGTCGGTACGATCGTCATTCCGATTATGCTGACGGCAGGCATCTCCCAGTTTGTCGCATCGATTGTCGTTATTTCCGCCGTCGGCGTCGGCGCGCTGTTCAACGTCTCCAACTGGGCCGTTTATGTTGATGTGCTGGGCCTCTCGGTTCAGACGATTGCGGATTATACGCTGGTCGCCGCGCTGCCGCTCATTCTTGTGTCGCTCGGGATGATTATATTCTACATTAAGCGGGACGGCAAAGGCCGCAAAGCGTGGGCGATGCCGACGGCTTCCGGCGGAGAAGGCAAAAAGGTGCCTGCCTTTGCCCTCATTAGCCCGCTAGTGCCGGTCATTCTCGTCTTTGCATTCAAGCTCGACATTGTCCCGGCGGTGGTCATCGGCGCATTGGTTACGATACTGCTGACCTGGCCGAAGCGGCCGATTCATGTCCTGTCCAGTGCGCTGGTGGAAGGGATTCAGGACGTTGCCGGTGCGATGGCGCTCATGATCGGCATCGGAATTTTGTTGAATTCCGTTATGGCGCCACAGGTGTCGGCACTGATCAGCCCGTTGATTGAAGCTGTACTGCCGACCAACCCGTTGATGTACATTCTGTTCTTCACGTTGCTATCTCCGCTCGCCATCTATCGTGGTCCGCTGAACGTATGGGGCCTTGGCAGCGGCATTGCTGCTCTGTTCGTCACGGCGGGTATGACCCCGGTCGCGGCGATGCTGGCGCTGCGCGTCGTCAGCAATGTGCAGGCCGTATCCGACCCGACCAACTCGCATAATGTGTGGGTCGCGGATTTTACGAAGAGCGACATTAACGATATTTTGAAAAAGACGCTTCCTTGGATGATGGTTGCGGTGCTGATTTCGATGGTGTTGGGTTCATTCATGGTCTTTTAG
- a CDS encoding hydantoinase/oxoprolinase family protein — MERRKVRVGIDVGGTFTDAAVIDNETYEVIGKMKIPTTHHDEDGVAKGIVQILKRILESEGIAPDDVTFIAHGTTQATNALLEGDVARVGIIGMGSGLDGMSARSESNPGDIELAPGKYLKTYHTYLDSKNLRDEDIEAAIDELARQGAEVIVASEAYSVDDPANELRVVEIASRKGMYATGGHEISQLYGLKTRTRTAVVNASLIPKMMETANMTEKSVKHANIQSQLMIMRCDGGVMSIDEVRKRPILTMLSGLAAGVAGVLMYEKVSDGIFFEVGGTSVDISVIKNGKVMIKNAQVGGHRTYLQSLDVRTLGIAGGSMIKVANGNIIDVGPRSAHIAGQEYEAFAEAEQIVNPKVKFVSPREGDPAEYIILESETGKEFSYTLAGAANILGYIPEGDYARGNKEAAVRAWEALADHVGLSIEEAARQVMNIAIDKTMKTVNEMIEDYELDRSFVTLVGGGGSGAVLVPAMAEREQFRFQIANNAPYVSTIGVALAMVKEQLERTVVNPTEEDIKRIRSEIVERIVKSGASEDTVEVTIEIDSQKNILRAVATGSTELRSKDLGQQALSGEEMAAIAASSVDQPAASMMLASQCGRWSLFACEETKKSFFGLIKKKTTYVSVLDREGVVRFKKGNVHFTKLTKAQFGDRLQDFLDDNTIYSDANATIPKVFVFYREKMLDLTGMQTKEQLMSILEIETEMLTQEEELIVVVYQ, encoded by the coding sequence ATGGAGAGAAGAAAAGTAAGGGTCGGGATTGATGTCGGAGGCACCTTCACGGATGCGGCCGTCATTGACAATGAGACGTACGAGGTTATTGGGAAGATGAAAATTCCGACGACACATCATGACGAAGATGGCGTGGCGAAAGGGATTGTACAAATATTGAAGCGGATTTTGGAGAGCGAGGGCATTGCTCCGGACGATGTGACCTTTATCGCCCACGGGACAACGCAAGCGACGAACGCCTTGCTGGAGGGGGATGTGGCCCGTGTCGGCATTATCGGCATGGGTTCCGGCCTTGACGGCATGAGCGCGCGCTCGGAGTCGAATCCCGGGGACATTGAGCTGGCGCCGGGCAAATATTTGAAGACATACCACACGTACCTTGATTCCAAAAATTTGCGGGATGAGGATATCGAAGCGGCGATTGACGAACTAGCGCGGCAGGGGGCGGAAGTGATCGTCGCTTCCGAGGCGTACAGCGTTGATGATCCGGCCAATGAGCTTCGTGTCGTTGAGATAGCGAGCCGCAAAGGTATGTATGCTACCGGCGGGCATGAAATTTCCCAGTTGTATGGACTCAAGACACGGACAAGAACGGCGGTCGTGAATGCATCTCTCATTCCGAAAATGATGGAAACGGCGAACATGACGGAGAAATCCGTCAAACATGCGAATATTCAATCCCAGCTCATGATTATGCGCTGCGACGGCGGCGTTATGAGTATCGACGAGGTGCGCAAACGTCCGATATTGACGATGCTGTCGGGACTTGCCGCCGGTGTTGCCGGTGTGCTGATGTATGAAAAGGTGTCGGACGGCATCTTTTTCGAGGTCGGCGGCACAAGCGTCGATATTTCCGTCATCAAAAACGGGAAGGTCATGATCAAGAATGCCCAAGTCGGCGGCCACCGGACTTATTTGCAGTCCTTGGATGTCCGGACGCTTGGCATTGCCGGCGGAAGCATGATTAAGGTGGCGAACGGGAACATCATCGATGTCGGCCCGCGAAGCGCCCATATTGCGGGCCAGGAATACGAGGCGTTCGCCGAGGCGGAGCAGATCGTCAATCCGAAGGTCAAGTTCGTCAGCCCGCGGGAAGGGGATCCGGCCGAATATATCATTTTGGAGAGTGAGACCGGCAAGGAATTCTCCTACACACTGGCCGGCGCGGCCAACATTCTCGGCTATATTCCGGAGGGCGATTACGCGCGAGGGAACAAGGAAGCGGCCGTGCGGGCATGGGAAGCCCTTGCCGACCATGTAGGCCTGAGCATCGAGGAGGCCGCCAGACAGGTTATGAATATCGCGATTGATAAGACGATGAAGACCGTCAATGAGATGATCGAAGACTATGAGCTGGATCGCTCGTTTGTGACGTTGGTCGGCGGCGGAGGCAGCGGGGCTGTGCTCGTTCCGGCGATGGCGGAGCGGGAGCAGTTCCGCTTCCAGATCGCGAATAACGCGCCTTATGTATCGACCATAGGCGTCGCCCTTGCGATGGTGAAGGAGCAGTTGGAGAGAACCGTCGTGAATCCGACGGAAGAGGATATCAAGCGCATTCGGTCCGAGATCGTCGAGCGTATCGTCAAATCCGGCGCCAGTGAGGATACGGTCGAGGTAACGATCGAGATTGATAGCCAGAAAAATATTTTGCGGGCAGTCGCTACCGGCTCGACAGAGCTTCGTTCCAAAGATCTGGGTCAGCAGGCGCTGTCTGGCGAGGAGATGGCCGCCATAGCCGCTAGCTCAGTCGATCAACCGGCGGCCAGCATGATGCTGGCGTCCCAGTGCGGCCGATGGAGCCTATTCGCCTGCGAGGAGACGAAGAAATCATTTTTCGGACTGATCAAGAAGAAAACGACCTATGTGAGCGTGCTCGATCGGGAAGGCGTCGTTCGGTTCAAGAAGGGGAACGTCCACTTCACGAAGCTGACCAAGGCTCAGTTCGGGGACCGATTACAAGATTTTTTGGATGACAATACGATCTACTCCGATGCAAACGCGACGATCCCGAAGGTATTTGTCTTTTATCGGGAGAAGATGCTCGATTTGACCGGAATGCAGACGAAGGAGCAGTTGATGTCGATTCTCGAGATCGAGACGGAGATGCTGACACAGGAAGAAGAATTGATCGTCGTTGTTTATCAATAA
- a CDS encoding MurR/RpiR family transcriptional regulator, which translates to MSSQVPAVIAKIVSQTQKLTYGENQIANFVIHNPEFITRNTITAIANEIGVSETSINRFCKKVGFKGFNDFKIAFAQDAFYRDMQAKKKERREINVIDALALDYNELIVNTSALITEDQLHQVVKLLKGARRILLIGLFDSFLAAMALKNRLAIIGVHADAINDSREMKIAASQCGPEDVVIAFSRSGSTREIIDAVNIAQVNQAKTVAVTCYDSSAITENAVVDIIAPDKISVNNSAFMSNHITFLFVVDLIMSVFISSDKQYLKKKLDSEGILASDQSITNYFL; encoded by the coding sequence ATGTCTTCACAGGTTCCGGCGGTTATCGCAAAAATTGTATCGCAAACTCAAAAACTAACATACGGTGAAAATCAGATCGCCAATTTTGTTATACACAATCCGGAATTCATCACCCGTAACACCATTACGGCTATCGCGAATGAAATCGGTGTGTCCGAGACAAGCATCAACCGTTTTTGCAAAAAGGTGGGCTTCAAAGGGTTCAACGATTTTAAAATCGCGTTCGCCCAGGATGCGTTTTACCGGGATATGCAGGCCAAGAAGAAAGAGAGACGGGAGATTAACGTCATTGATGCGCTGGCTCTCGACTATAACGAACTGATCGTTAACACTTCGGCGCTCATTACGGAAGATCAGCTTCATCAAGTGGTCAAGCTGCTGAAGGGCGCGCGCCGAATCCTCCTCATCGGCTTGTTCGATTCGTTCCTCGCGGCCATGGCATTGAAGAACCGGCTCGCGATTATCGGCGTTCATGCTGATGCAATCAATGACAGCAGGGAGATGAAAATCGCGGCCTCCCAATGCGGTCCTGAGGATGTCGTAATTGCCTTCTCGCGTTCAGGTTCGACCCGGGAGATTATCGATGCCGTCAACATCGCGCAGGTCAATCAGGCCAAGACCGTGGCAGTCACCTGTTATGACTCATCAGCGATTACAGAAAATGCGGTGGTCGATATTATTGCGCCAGATAAAATCTCGGTCAATAACAGCGCTTTTATGTCCAACCATATCACGTTTCTGTTTGTCGTCGATCTCATTATGAGCGTTTTCATTTCATCGGATAAGCAGTATTTGAAGAAAAAGCTGGACAGCGAAGGAATATTGGCAAGCGATCAATCGATAACGAATTATTTTCTGTGA
- a CDS encoding winged helix-turn-helix transcriptional regulator encodes MIYIKDLMSGLDIFKALSSEIRIQILELLAKNQSLNLNDLANRLNLSNGAITMHIKKLEDSGLIEINTTGGKHGIQKICYLNKDTLMVDLRSKDMDNLYEVEIQVGHYSDYQATPTCGLATKDSIIGDFDDPRYFADPERINSEIIWLTEGFLEYRIPNYLKSNQSFREIQFSLELGSEAPGYCDNYPSDIFFYVNGIEIGSWTSPGDFGDKRGTFNPEWWPPHLNQYGMLKLIRINKEGSFIDGCRISDVGLDQIQLDYKSELTFRISVNEQSVNKRGLTIYGKHFGNYSQDLLARVLYDVKEG; translated from the coding sequence ATGATCTACATTAAAGATTTAATGAGCGGGCTTGATATCTTTAAAGCGCTCAGCTCGGAAATTCGCATTCAAATTCTGGAACTGCTGGCCAAGAACCAAAGTCTAAACTTAAACGATCTCGCGAACAGGCTGAACCTCAGCAATGGCGCTATTACCATGCATATCAAGAAATTGGAAGATAGTGGCCTGATCGAAATTAATACCACGGGCGGTAAACACGGCATTCAGAAGATCTGCTACCTGAATAAAGACACCCTGATGGTTGATCTTCGCAGCAAGGATATGGATAACTTGTACGAGGTGGAGATTCAGGTTGGCCATTACAGTGATTACCAGGCTACCCCGACCTGCGGGCTTGCGACCAAGGACAGCATCATCGGAGATTTTGACGATCCGCGCTATTTCGCCGATCCGGAGCGGATCAACTCGGAGATCATCTGGCTTACCGAAGGATTCCTGGAATACCGGATCCCGAATTATTTGAAGTCCAATCAATCGTTCCGCGAGATTCAATTCTCGTTAGAGCTTGGCTCCGAGGCGCCGGGATATTGCGACAATTATCCATCGGACATTTTCTTTTACGTAAACGGGATCGAGATTGGCAGCTGGACAAGTCCGGGGGATTTCGGGGACAAACGCGGTACTTTCAACCCCGAATGGTGGCCGCCTCATTTGAACCAATACGGCATGCTGAAGCTAATCCGAATTAATAAGGAAGGCAGCTTTATCGATGGATGCCGCATCTCGGATGTTGGTCTGGACCAGATTCAGCTTGATTACAAAAGCGAGCTCACCTTCAGGATCTCCGTTAACGAACAATCTGTTAATAAACGCGGCTTAACCATTTACGGCAAGCATTTCGGCAACTATAGCCAGGACCTGTTGGCTCGCGTACTGTATGATGTGAAGGAAGGCTAG
- a CDS encoding alpha-N-arabinofuranosidase has product MIVDKSFRIAQVDNRIYGSFIEHLGRAVYGGIYEPGHETADAGGFRNDVKDLIKELDVPIIRYPGGNFVSGYDWEDGVGPVAERPKRLELAWRTLEPNDVGTNEFISWAKEVGSDVMMAVNLGTRGIDAARNLLEYTNHPGGTYWSDLRRSHGYEQPHKIKTWCLGNEMDGPWQIGHKTSTEYGRLALETAKAMRLVDPTIELVSCGSSSTGMPTFPEWEAVTLDHTYEAVDYISLHQYYGNRDNDTANYLALSLDMDHFIHTVKSTCDYIKAKKRSKKTMYLSFDEWNVWYHSNDADRQIDPWSIAPPQLEDVYNFEDAILVGSMLITFLRHADRVKMACLAQLVNVIAPIMTENGGRSWKQTIFYPYLHASKFGRGVSLLPIVESPKYDSKDFTDVPYLDSAVVHNEEDEEITIFAVNRHLEEALELECDVRSFEGYRLLEHIVMEHEDLKAVNTASEEKVKPHHQGGAKLDNGMVTARLAKASWNVIRLKKA; this is encoded by the coding sequence ATGATCGTGGATAAGTCGTTTCGGATCGCGCAAGTTGATAACCGCATATATGGTTCGTTCATTGAACATCTTGGCCGCGCTGTATATGGCGGCATTTACGAACCCGGCCATGAAACTGCGGATGCAGGTGGTTTTCGTAACGACGTGAAGGATTTGATCAAGGAACTGGATGTCCCGATTATAAGATATCCCGGCGGAAATTTTGTGTCAGGTTATGACTGGGAAGATGGCGTAGGTCCTGTAGCCGAACGGCCGAAACGGCTGGAGCTGGCGTGGAGAACGCTGGAGCCGAACGATGTCGGCACGAATGAGTTTATTTCCTGGGCCAAGGAAGTGGGCTCGGACGTTATGATGGCCGTGAACCTGGGTACTCGGGGGATCGACGCTGCCAGAAATCTGCTGGAATACACCAACCATCCCGGAGGCACATACTGGAGCGATCTAAGACGCAGTCATGGTTATGAACAGCCGCACAAGATCAAAACCTGGTGTCTTGGCAACGAGATGGATGGGCCTTGGCAGATCGGACACAAGACCTCGACAGAATACGGCCGACTTGCACTGGAAACGGCAAAAGCCATGCGGCTCGTCGATCCGACCATTGAACTGGTTTCATGCGGAAGCTCGAGCACCGGGATGCCGACATTCCCTGAATGGGAAGCCGTAACGCTGGATCATACGTACGAGGCGGTTGATTACATATCGCTGCATCAATATTACGGTAACCGTGATAACGATACCGCCAACTATCTGGCACTTTCCCTGGATATGGATCACTTTATTCATACGGTCAAATCCACCTGCGATTACATCAAGGCCAAGAAACGCAGCAAAAAGACGATGTATCTCAGCTTCGACGAGTGGAATGTCTGGTACCATTCCAATGACGCTGACAGGCAGATTGATCCATGGAGCATCGCTCCGCCGCAGCTGGAGGATGTATATAATTTCGAGGATGCGATTCTTGTCGGCAGCATGCTGATCACCTTCCTGCGCCACGCAGACCGGGTGAAGATGGCTTGTCTGGCACAGCTCGTCAACGTAATCGCGCCGATTATGACCGAGAACGGCGGCCGTTCTTGGAAGCAGACCATCTTTTATCCGTATCTCCACGCTTCGAAATTTGGCCGGGGCGTATCGCTGCTACCTATCGTCGAATCACCGAAGTATGATTCCAAGGATTTTACCGATGTTCCGTATCTTGATAGTGCGGTCGTTCATAATGAAGAGGATGAAGAAATTACGATTTTTGCCGTGAACCGTCATCTGGAGGAAGCATTGGAGCTGGAATGTGATGTGCGCAGCTTTGAAGGCTACCGGCTGCTGGAGCATATCGTGATGGAGCATGAGGATCTGAAAGCGGTGAATACCGCATCTGAGGAAAAAGTCAAACCACATCATCAGGGTGGAGCTAAACTCGATAACGGTATGGTTACCGCAAGGCTTGCCAAGGCATCATGGAACGTTATTCGCTTGAAAAAAGCTTAA